One segment of Bradyrhizobium sp. CB2312 DNA contains the following:
- a CDS encoding acyl-CoA dehydrogenase: MTYRAPISDMLLSLNHGAGLKAAVEAGHYGDFDADIAAAVLEEAGKFATDVLAPLNKVGDEHGIKLDDGKVTTAPGWPDAYKRWTDGGWNAVSGPEGFGGQGLPLAINAACTEIWSASNVAFGLCPLLTASAIEALEAHGSDELKTIYLEKLVTGEWTGTMQLTEPQAGSDVGALRTRAEKQADGTYRIKGTKIFITYGEHDMTDNIVHFVLARLPDAPAGTKGISLFLVPKFMVNSDGSLGQRNDIFASGVEHKLGMHASPTCTMTMGDHGGAIGFLIGEENQGMRCMFTMMNQARLGVGLEGVGVADRAYQQALAYAQERKQGRAVGKKGDGSDPIFVHPDVKRMLMRMRAQTAAARTICYATAVALDVSIRARDPKVRADAAARAALLTPMAKGYSTDIGNEVAYLGVQVHGGMGFIEETGAAQHYRDARITAIYEGTNGIQAIDLVTRKLAANGGAAVWALLDELAATVKQVETSNDPAFGTTGVKLREALEALTRTSKWLLERVTSAPNEALAGATPYLQQFGATLGGCMLASEALAAKADGLGDAPRYVSLARFFAENIAVQAGALERTVTESADSVAAADAVLL; encoded by the coding sequence ATGACCTACCGCGCGCCGATTTCCGACATGCTGCTGTCGCTCAACCATGGCGCCGGCCTGAAGGCTGCCGTGGAAGCCGGCCATTACGGCGATTTCGACGCCGACATCGCCGCGGCCGTGCTGGAGGAAGCCGGCAAGTTCGCAACCGACGTGCTGGCGCCGCTCAACAAGGTCGGCGACGAGCACGGCATCAAGCTCGATGACGGCAAGGTCACGACCGCGCCGGGCTGGCCGGACGCCTACAAGCGCTGGACCGATGGCGGCTGGAACGCGGTCTCGGGCCCGGAAGGTTTCGGCGGCCAGGGCCTGCCGCTCGCGATCAACGCGGCCTGCACCGAGATCTGGAGCGCCTCCAACGTCGCCTTCGGCCTCTGCCCGCTGCTGACGGCCTCCGCGATCGAGGCGCTGGAAGCGCATGGCAGCGACGAGCTGAAGACAATCTATCTCGAGAAGCTCGTCACCGGCGAATGGACCGGCACGATGCAGCTCACCGAGCCGCAGGCCGGCTCCGATGTCGGCGCGCTGCGCACCCGCGCGGAGAAGCAGGCCGACGGCACCTATCGCATCAAGGGGACGAAGATCTTCATCACCTATGGTGAGCACGACATGACCGACAACATCGTGCATTTCGTGCTGGCGCGCCTGCCCGATGCGCCCGCCGGCACCAAGGGGATCTCGCTGTTCCTGGTGCCGAAGTTCATGGTCAATTCCGACGGCTCGCTGGGGCAGCGCAACGACATCTTCGCCTCTGGCGTCGAGCACAAGCTCGGCATGCATGCCTCGCCGACCTGCACCATGACCATGGGCGATCATGGCGGCGCCATCGGCTTTTTGATCGGCGAAGAGAACCAAGGCATGCGCTGCATGTTCACGATGATGAACCAGGCCCGCCTCGGCGTTGGCCTCGAGGGCGTCGGCGTTGCCGACCGCGCCTATCAGCAGGCCCTCGCCTATGCCCAGGAGCGCAAGCAGGGCCGCGCCGTCGGCAAGAAGGGCGACGGCTCGGACCCGATCTTCGTGCATCCCGACGTCAAGCGCATGCTGATGCGGATGCGGGCGCAGACGGCGGCCGCGCGCACCATCTGCTATGCCACCGCCGTGGCACTGGACGTCTCCATCCGCGCCAGGGATCCCAAGGTTCGTGCCGATGCTGCCGCGCGCGCGGCGCTGCTGACGCCGATGGCAAAGGGCTATTCCACCGACATCGGCAACGAGGTCGCCTATCTCGGCGTGCAGGTGCATGGCGGCATGGGCTTCATCGAGGAAACTGGCGCTGCGCAGCACTATCGCGATGCGCGCATCACCGCGATCTACGAGGGCACCAACGGCATCCAGGCGATCGATCTCGTGACGCGCAAGCTCGCGGCCAATGGCGGCGCTGCGGTGTGGGCGCTGCTCGACGAACTCGCAGCGACCGTCAAGCAGGTGGAGACGTCCAACGATCCCGCTTTCGGCACCACGGGCGTAAAATTGCGCGAGGCGCTGGAGGCCTTGACGCGCACCAGCAAATGGCTGCTCGAGCGCGTGACCTCCGCGCCGAACGAGGCGCTCGCCGGCGCAACCCCGTATCTGCAGCAGTTCGGCGCGACGCTCGGCGGCTGTATGCTGGCCTCCGAAGCGCTCGCCGCGAAGGCCGACGGCCTTGGCGATGCGCCACGCTACGTCTCGCTCGCACGCTTCTTCGCCGAGAACATCGCCGTGCAGGCCGGCGCGCTCGAGCGCACCGTGACGGAGAGCGCGGACTCGGTCGCGGCGGCGGATGCGGTGTTGTTGTAG
- a CDS encoding MFS transporter → MIAATGVDESSLRYRGWRVVLACFLMAFFTFGFGLYGQGVYLAELQRAHGWPGTLVSAASTFSFLLTSVLVIFTDDLLARIGLRALILCGLSALGASTALLALMQTPWQLYLAYALMAVGWAGMGTVVIATVLNAWFERRRGLALSLAFNGATCGGIILVPLLLSLTSSIGFRSAMLAATIVMVGLVLPVVVGFIGWPAGMSPAPGGRAAAGGVAAPAHSRRTLLANAAFWTMVLPIAIALLAQMGFIIHQVAFLEPLIGRHAAGLAVTIMAAMAVVGRLSLGLFVDRLDPRLACAASMTSQAAALFVLLQTTSPTVLLLCCAVYGFSIGNMITFPPLIIQREIGSTAFAAAMGLGTSISGIVSAFGPGIVGLVHSFTGNYTTAFSMCVMLDLVAAGIVLWRPGRRVKVVAS, encoded by the coding sequence ATGATTGCCGCAACGGGAGTTGACGAATCCTCGCTGCGTTATCGCGGCTGGCGCGTGGTGCTGGCCTGCTTCCTGATGGCCTTCTTCACGTTCGGCTTCGGCCTTTACGGCCAGGGCGTCTATCTTGCCGAGCTGCAGCGCGCTCATGGCTGGCCGGGCACGCTGGTCTCCGCCGCCAGCACCTTCTCGTTCCTGCTGACCTCCGTCCTCGTCATCTTCACCGACGATCTGCTCGCCCGCATCGGGCTGCGCGCGCTGATCCTGTGCGGCCTGTCGGCGCTCGGCGCTTCAACCGCGCTGCTGGCGCTGATGCAGACGCCGTGGCAGCTCTATCTCGCCTATGCGCTGATGGCGGTCGGCTGGGCCGGCATGGGCACCGTGGTGATCGCGACGGTGCTGAACGCCTGGTTCGAGCGGCGCCGCGGGCTCGCGCTCAGCCTCGCGTTCAACGGCGCAACTTGCGGCGGCATCATCCTCGTGCCACTGCTGCTGTCGCTGACGAGCAGCATCGGCTTCCGCTCGGCGATGCTCGCGGCGACGATCGTGATGGTGGGGCTGGTGCTGCCGGTGGTCGTGGGCTTCATCGGCTGGCCCGCAGGGATGTCGCCGGCCCCCGGTGGGCGTGCGGCCGCGGGCGGTGTGGCCGCGCCGGCGCATTCACGCAGGACCCTGCTCGCCAACGCGGCGTTCTGGACCATGGTGCTGCCGATCGCCATCGCGCTGCTGGCGCAGATGGGATTCATCATCCACCAGGTGGCGTTCCTCGAGCCGCTGATCGGCCGTCACGCCGCCGGCCTTGCGGTCACCATCATGGCGGCGATGGCGGTGGTCGGCCGCCTATCGCTCGGCCTGTTCGTGGACCGGCTCGATCCCCGGCTCGCTTGCGCGGCGTCGATGACGAGCCAGGCGGCGGCGCTGTTCGTGCTCCTGCAGACCACCAGCCCGACGGTGCTGCTGCTGTGCTGCGCCGTCTATGGCTTCTCGATCGGCAACATGATCACGTTCCCACCGCTGATCATCCAGCGCGAGATCGGCTCCACCGCCTTCGCGGCGGCGATGGGATTGGGCACCTCGATCAGCGGTATCGTCAGCGCCTTCGGCCCCGGCATCGTCGGCCTCGTGCACAGTTTTACCGGCAATTACACGACGGCGTTTTCGATGTGCGTGATGCTGGATCTGGTGGCCGCGGGCATCGTGCTGTGGCGGCCGGGGAGACGCGTGAAGGTCGTGGCTTCGTAG